CGAGATTTACGGGAAGATAAAGATTTGACCCAAACACAAATGGCTGAATATCTGAATTGCAGCCAGCGTATTTACAGCAACTATGAACGTGGAGATGTAGACATTCCAACGAAAATTTTAATCAAACTAGCTGATTTTCATCACACAAGTACAGACTATTTATTAAATAGAACTAATGAAAAAAAGGCGTACCCGGTAGAACAGAATAACTCAAGTTTATGATTTTGCCTCCCTGTGCTCAATAAAAACAAAAAAGGTAACTCCGTATGACCAGAGCTACCTTTCAAGGGCTTTAATTAATATTGTATTCCTTAATTGTGAATCGTCTTTTCTGCAGAACGCCCTCCTTCTTTCCCGTCAAATACTTCAACCATCATTAATGCCCCCAACTTGTATCCGTCTATATAAGCCGAAGCGGATAATATGGAGATCAAATTATCATGTAAATCGGATAATTCTTCAATTAGTTTGTACTCGTGTTCTGGCATTTTTATTTTCAGGCTTTCCATAGTTTTGGATATTTTCTGCGATACCAGTTCCAATTCGGGATCTTTCGGTTTTACTCGTTCACTTGGGTTACAGTTTCCATAATATAAATCCTCCAAGATACTCACCTTCTTCCCCCTCTTCATATGTATTACATTTCTAAATAATTTTAGCGAAATATTCGCTAAATATCAATAGCGAATATTTCGCTAGGGTATTCTTGTTTTGAGGTGAGCAAGATGTACCCACGAATTCGAAATTTACGCGAAGATAAGGATTTGACCCAAACTCATATGGCAGATTTTCTGAATTGTAGCCAGCGGATATATAGCAATTATGAACGTGGAGATGTAGATATTCCAACGACGATTTTAATTAAATTGGCCGACTTCCATCATACGAGCACAGACTATTTACTAAATAGAACAAACCAAAAAAAGCCCTACCCCTCAGGATAGAGTTCTAAAATCATTATGACATCTCACATATGAGCATTTTCCGCTACAAAATGATC
This DNA window, taken from Paenibacillus kribbensis, encodes the following:
- a CDS encoding helix-turn-helix domain-containing protein: MYRRIRDLREDKDLTQTQMAEYLNCSQRIYSNYERGDVDIPTKILIKLADFHHTSTDYLLNRTNEKKAYPVEQNNSSL
- a CDS encoding DUF6809 family protein; the protein is MSILEDLYYGNCNPSERVKPKDPELELVSQKISKTMESLKIKMPEHEYKLIEELSDLHDNLISILSASAYIDGYKLGALMMVEVFDGKEGGRSAEKTIHN
- a CDS encoding helix-turn-helix domain-containing protein; amino-acid sequence: MADFLNCSQRIYSNYERGDVDIPTTILIKLADFHHTSTDYLLNRTNQKKPYPSG